The Cygnus atratus isolate AKBS03 ecotype Queensland, Australia chromosome 2, CAtr_DNAZoo_HiC_assembly, whole genome shotgun sequence genome window below encodes:
- the LOC118256907 gene encoding isopentenyl-diphosphate Delta-isomerase 1-like yields the protein MWRVLRALGRRGAAAGHQGRRCTRCCCSRSCSRCSCCRRREPPPRAAAALRGNWARALSTVAAMPEVSTDSLDEQQVRLLAEMCILIDENDNRVGADTKKNCHLNENIDKGLLHRAFSVFLFNTENKLLLQQRSNAKITFPDCFTNTCCSHPLSHPLELEENDAIGVRRAAQRRMKAELGIPMEQVTPEEILYLTRIHYKAKSDGIWGEHEIDYILFVQKDVTLDPDPNEIQSYRYVTQKELKQLLDKASRNEVKITPWFKLIAETFLFKWWDNLSNLGKFVDHEKIHRM from the exons ATGTGGCGCGTGCTGCGCGCCCTgggccgccgcggggccgccgcagGGCATCAGGGGCGTCGCTGCacgcgctgctgctgctcccgctCCTGCTcccgctgcagctgctgccgccgccgcgaGCCGCCGCCGCGCGCCGCTGCTGCCTTGCGCGGGAACTGGGCCCGGGCCCTCAG CACGGTCGCCGCCATGCCCGAGGTGAGCACGGACAGCCTGGACGAGCAGCAGGTGCGGCTGCTGGCCGAGATGTGCATCCTCATCGACGAGAACGACAACAGGGTGGGAGCGGACACCAAGAAGAACTGTCACCTGAACGAAAACATCGATAAAG ggtTATTGCACCGAGCATTcagtgttttcttatttaatacagaaaataaactgttactGCAGCAGAGGTCAAATgctaaaattacatttccag ATTGTTTTACCAACACTTGCTGCAGCCACCCACTGAGCCACCCACTggagctggaagaaaatgatGCCATTGGTGTGCGAAGAGCGGCACAAAGACGAATGAAAGCAGAGTTAGGAATCCCCATGGAGCAG GTAACTCCAGAGGAAATCCTCTATCTGACCCGAATTCACTACAAGGCCAAGTCTGATGGGATCTGGGGTGAACACGAAATAGACTATATCCTGTTCGTGCAGAAGGATGTGACGCTGGACCCCGACCCGAACGAGATCCAGAGCTACCGTTACGTGACgcagaaagaactgaaacagcTCTTGGACAAAGCCTCCAGGAACGAAGTCAAGATTACTCCGTGGTTTAAACTGATTGCAGAGACCTTTCTTTTTAAGTGGTGGGATAACTTATCTAACTTGGGCAAATTCGTTGATcatgaaaaaatacacagaatgtGA